A single region of the Candidatus Omnitrophota bacterium genome encodes:
- a CDS encoding MBL fold metallo-hydrolase: MRIHILFNNESLSRKFSVGWGFSCLVGNHILFDTGENEKYLFRNMKSMNVDISNIETVVISHEHWDHTGGLWGILEQNRGLKVYVCPGFSKEFKKQVENLHGKLIEADKFVEISKNIFITGEMPGTYNGRYMPEQALVVTTENGITAITGCAHPGIIKMIESIKEKFFNKRFYLAFGGFHLTNKDEKAIKTIVERFKQMGIKKAGPAHCSGKAAEQIFNKEYEDNFIAIRTGQVLKV, translated from the coding sequence ATGAGAATTCATATACTTTTTAATAATGAATCATTAAGCAGGAAATTTTCCGTAGGCTGGGGTTTTTCCTGCTTGGTCGGTAACCATATTTTATTTGATACGGGAGAAAACGAAAAATATCTGTTTAGGAATATGAAAAGTATGAATGTTGACATTTCAAATATAGAAACAGTTGTTATTTCTCATGAGCATTGGGACCATACGGGTGGTTTATGGGGAATATTAGAACAAAACAGAGGGCTTAAAGTTTACGTTTGTCCCGGCTTCAGCAAAGAATTCAAAAAACAGGTAGAAAATTTACATGGAAAACTTATAGAGGCAGATAAATTTGTTGAAATTTCAAAGAATATTTTTATTACCGGCGAAATGCCCGGAACATACAATGGCCGGTATATGCCCGAACAGGCGCTTGTTGTAACGACAGAGAACGGCATTACTGCGATTACCGGATGTGCCCACCCTGGAATTATAAAGATGATAGAAAGTATAAAAGAAAAATTTTTTAACAAACGGTTCTATTTAGCATTCGGAGGATTTCATTTAACAAATAAAGATGAAAAAGCCATAAAAACGATAGTTGAAAGATTTAAACAAATGGGAATTAAGAAAGCCGGCCCCGCTCATTGCAGCGGCAAAGCAGCCGAGCAGATTTTTAATAAGGAGTATGAAGATAACTTTATTGCGATAAGAACAGGGCAGGTACTGAAAGTCTGA
- a CDS encoding class I SAM-dependent methyltransferase, whose protein sequence is MSCKKYFCGNKMERIPDAGFKMMSFIFRLKDVFSPPEGRLDGFEIKEGFTVIDYGCGPGRYLRKASQLVGPNGRVYAADIHKLAIKAVKEKIEKYNLKNVIPVLVKGYSCNIGGHTADMIYALDMFHMIKEPDPFLKELHRLLKKDGFLIIDDGHQPRNEAKMKIAASGIWDIAGESRHYLTCIPVSG, encoded by the coding sequence ATGAGTTGTAAAAAATATTTTTGCGGAAATAAGATGGAGCGAATACCGGATGCAGGATTTAAAATGATGTCTTTTATATTTAGGCTTAAAGATGTTTTTTCTCCGCCCGAAGGGCGGCTTGATGGTTTTGAGATAAAAGAGGGTTTTACTGTAATAGACTATGGCTGCGGCCCGGGAAGGTATTTGAGGAAGGCATCTCAATTGGTTGGCCCAAACGGAAGGGTATATGCCGCAGACATACATAAGCTGGCAATAAAAGCGGTAAAAGAAAAGATAGAAAAATATAATTTAAAGAATGTTATACCGGTATTGGTAAAAGGGTATTCTTGTAATATTGGCGGCCATACTGCTGATATGATTTATGCGTTGGATATGTTTCATATGATCAAAGAGCCGGATCCGTTTTTAAAAGAATTACATCGTCTGTTAAAAAAAGACGGTTTTTTAATAATCGATGACGGCCATCAGCCCCGTAATGAAGCAAAAATGAAGATAGCTGCTTCAGGAATTTGGGATATTGCCGGGGAATCCAGACACTATTTAACGTGCATCCCTGTGAGCGGTTAG
- a CDS encoding peptidylprolyl isomerase, whose product MGFLISSVDVQGSTSNGGIVVLETNQGVIEIKLMPDLAPKTCENFTRLIAEDYYNGIIFHRVIKDFMIQGGDPSGTGRGGKSIWGKPFEDEVSPKITFNKAGLVAMANAGPNTNGSQFFITTAKTPWLNMKHTIFGEVISGYDVVQKIENTPVDRSGRPAGEQKIIKAYIK is encoded by the coding sequence ATGGGTTTTTTGATCAGCAGCGTGGATGTTCAAGGCTCTACTTCAAACGGCGGAATCGTAGTCCTGGAAACAAATCAGGGCGTAATAGAAATTAAATTAATGCCTGATCTGGCTCCTAAGACCTGTGAGAATTTTACCAGGCTGATCGCAGAAGATTATTATAACGGGATAATCTTTCATAGAGTAATAAAAGATTTTATGATCCAGGGCGGAGACCCCAGCGGAACAGGAAGGGGCGGCAAGTCAATCTGGGGTAAGCCCTTTGAGGATGAAGTAAGCCCTAAAATTACATTTAACAAGGCCGGCTTAGTGGCTATGGCGAATGCCGGCCCAAATACAAACGGCAGCCAATTCTTTATTACCACCGCGAAAACACCCTGGCTGAACATGAAACACACAATTTTTGGCGAGGTTATATCAGGTTATGACGTTGTGCAAAAGATAGAAAATACTCCCGTGGACAGATCCGGCAGGCCTGCCGGTGAGCAAAAGATTATAAAGGCGTACATAAAATAG
- a CDS encoding ATP-binding protein, giving the protein MKQIVVISGKGGTGKTVITGAFAALAKNKVMADCDVDAADLHLLLKPQIKERYIFKSGVTAFINRELCIQCGKCIELCRFDAISKGFIVDPIFCEGCAFCSFACPVKAIEMKENTSGEWFISDTRFGPMVHAKLGIAEENSGKLVAQVRQRAKQIAEKQNFDWVIIDGAPGIGCPVIASITGVDCALVVTEPTLSGLHDAGRVISVTKHFGIPTKLVVNKYDLNLEMTEKIEKYCRKNNISFIGKVRFNKSVVKAMVEGKTIIEYNDGGTKEEIVGIWEKMQK; this is encoded by the coding sequence ATGAAACAAATTGTGGTAATAAGCGGCAAGGGCGGCACAGGCAAAACAGTAATTACAGGTGCTTTTGCTGCTTTAGCGAAAAATAAAGTGATGGCTGACTGCGATGTTGATGCGGCAGACTTGCATTTATTGTTGAAGCCTCAGATAAAAGAAAGATACATATTCAAAAGCGGAGTGACGGCATTTATTAATAGAGAACTTTGTATTCAGTGCGGTAAATGTATCGAATTGTGCCGTTTCGATGCTATAAGTAAAGGCTTTATAGTAGACCCAATTTTCTGTGAAGGATGTGCGTTTTGTAGTTTTGCCTGTCCCGTAAAAGCTATAGAGATGAAAGAGAATACTTCAGGCGAATGGTTTATATCAGATACGAGATTCGGCCCGATGGTGCATGCCAAACTTGGTATTGCTGAGGAAAATTCAGGAAAACTCGTTGCGCAAGTTAGGCAAAGAGCAAAACAGATAGCAGAAAAGCAAAACTTCGATTGGGTTATTATAGATGGCGCTCCGGGAATAGGCTGTCCGGTTATCGCCTCTATTACGGGGGTAGATTGCGCCTTAGTTGTAACCGAACCGACATTGTCAGGACTGCATGATGCCGGAAGGGTTATCAGTGTTACTAAGCATTTTGGAATTCCGACAAAATTAGTGGTGAATAAATATGATTTGAACCTTGAAATGACGGAAAAAATAGAAAAATATTGCCGCAAAAACAATATTTCGTTTATTGGAAAGGTAAGATTTAATAAATCTGTGGTAAAAGCGATGGTTGAAGGAAAAACAATCATAGAATATAATGACGGTGGAACAAAAGAAGAAATTGTCGGTATATGGGAGAAGATGCAAAAATGA
- a CDS encoding J domain-containing protein produces MANFRQINQAKKLLGLDDYATLEEVKAAYRKLALRHHPDKCSDGKKKEREEEFKKITHANDILMAYCAGYKYSFKEKDVKRNVMNKELYEHLKRFYDGWWGDLDL; encoded by the coding sequence ATGGCAAATTTCAGACAGATTAATCAAGCAAAAAAATTATTAGGATTAGACGACTACGCAACATTAGAAGAGGTAAAGGCTGCTTACAGAAAGCTTGCTTTAAGGCATCACCCGGATAAATGTTCCGATGGCAAAAAAAAGGAGCGTGAAGAAGAATTTAAAAAGATAACCCATGCTAATGACATTCTTATGGCCTACTGTGCAGGCTACAAGTATTCTTTTAAAGAAAAGGACGTAAAGAGGAATGTCATGAATAAAGAACTTTACGAACATCTTAAGAGATTTTACGATGGTTGGTGGGGGGACCTGGACCTATGA
- a CDS encoding nitroreductase family protein encodes METFESIVKRTSIRQYRDRPIEKPLLEKLVDAARRAPSARAVEPWEFVVIENKETLTRLGQTASSGVFIKDAVACIAVFCKETKYYLEDGCAATENILLAAADLGLGACWVAGDKKPYADEVSKLLNAPPGLKLVSLVSLGWPKEEDKREKVRSLQDVIHWERL; translated from the coding sequence GTGGAGACTTTTGAATCAATAGTTAAGAGGACAAGCATAAGGCAGTATCGGGACAGGCCGATCGAAAAACCGCTGCTGGAGAAACTTGTTGATGCCGCCAGGCGGGCGCCCAGCGCAAGGGCTGTTGAGCCGTGGGAATTTGTGGTTATCGAGAATAAAGAAACATTGACCAGGCTCGGACAGACAGCCAGTTCGGGCGTTTTTATTAAGGATGCGGTTGCTTGTATAGCGGTATTTTGCAAAGAAACTAAATATTACCTTGAAGATGGATGCGCTGCTACTGAAAATATCCTGCTTGCCGCCGCAGACCTTGGCCTGGGAGCGTGCTGGGTAGCCGGCGATAAAAAGCCTTATGCAGATGAGGTTTCAAAACTCTTAAACGCCCCTCCCGGATTGAAGCTGGTGAGTCTGGTGTCTTTAGGGTGGCCAAAGGAAGAAGACAAACGAGAAAAAGTCCGCAGTTTGCAGGATGTGATACACTGGGAAAGATTATAG
- a CDS encoding SemiSWEET transporter, which produces MKIDSIVGVIAGTLCAVSFLPQVIQVVRTKHTKDLSLATFLVLSLGIFLWLIYGILIEQLPVILANGAILPLAVLILIMKIKYK; this is translated from the coding sequence TTGAAAATCGATTCTATAGTAGGCGTAATTGCCGGAACCCTGTGCGCGGTGTCATTTTTACCTCAGGTAATACAAGTTGTTAGAACAAAGCACACAAAGGATTTGTCCCTGGCTACGTTTCTGGTTCTCTCCCTGGGTATTTTTTTGTGGTTGATATACGGCATCTTAATAGAACAACTCCCTGTGATTTTGGCAAATGGGGCGATATTGCCGCTGGCTGTTTTGATTCTTATAATGAAGATTAAATACAAATAA
- a CDS encoding methyltransferase domain-containing protein, with amino-acid sequence MNDIFNCYYKKYDAWYDKNRFAYLSEIETIKKVLPKKGRGLEIGVGTGRFAAPLGITTGIDPSENMLGVAKEKGINVHLGFGEHLPFKNAAFDYVMIVITLCFVQNPEKVLKESRRVLRKGGNIIVGIVDKNSFLGKFYQKKKSIFYKQANFFSVKEVAGLLKITGFNRFSYYQAVFQLPDRMNSIENPQKGFKKGGFVVIKAGKAAG; translated from the coding sequence ATGAATGATATTTTTAATTGTTATTATAAAAAATATGATGCATGGTATGATAAAAACAGGTTTGCTTATTTATCGGAGATAGAAACCATTAAAAAAGTCTTGCCTAAAAAAGGCAGAGGTTTGGAAATTGGCGTAGGCACGGGAAGGTTCGCTGCGCCTTTGGGCATTACAACCGGGATTGACCCGTCAGAAAATATGCTTGGGGTTGCCAAAGAGAAGGGCATAAATGTGCACCTGGGTTTTGGCGAACATCTTCCATTCAAGAATGCTGCTTTCGATTATGTAATGATTGTCATTACGTTGTGTTTTGTTCAAAACCCGGAGAAAGTTTTAAAAGAATCCAGAAGAGTTTTAAGGAAAGGTGGAAACATTATTGTCGGCATCGTAGATAAGAATAGTTTTTTAGGTAAATTTTACCAGAAAAAGAAAAGTATATTTTACAAACAGGCAAATTTTTTCAGCGTCAAGGAAGTTGCTGGTTTGCTTAAAATTACGGGGTTTAACCGGTTTTCTTATTACCAAGCAGTATTTCAGCTGCCGGATAGAATGAATTCTATCGAAAATCCGCAAAAAGGATTTAAAAAAGGCGGATTTGTGGTAATCAAGGCCGGAAAAGCCGCCGGTTGA